CTCGGAGCTGCTGCCGCCGCGCTGGAAGCGGGGATATCCGTGGAACAGATAAAAGAAGGGCTTGAAAAGATATTAAAAGTGCCTGGCCGGTTCCAGGTCATCAGGCGTGAGGGCCTGCCGACCGTGGTGATCGATTATGCCCATACACCCGATGCTCTTGAAAATCTCCTGGGATTCTGCAGAGAACTCGGTAATGAAAAAGTCATAACAGTCTTCGGCTGCGGAGGGGATCGCGACAGGGGGAAACGCCCGATGATGGGCGCCGTCGCCGCCAGGTTGAGCGACAGGGTCTTTATAACGAGTGATAATCCAAGGTCGGAAGACCCGGAGAAGATAATAAACGATATCCTTGAGGGGATCAAGGATCGATCTGCCGCTATAGAGGTAGAGATAGACCGCGCGATTGCTATTAAGAAAGCGATCGGAGGTTCGTCGGCGGGCGATCTTGTCGTGATAGCGGGTAAGGGCCATGAAGATTACCAGGTCCTCGGTACGGGAAAAATAGATTTCAGCGATTCTGGAGAAGCGGAAAAAGCGTTGAGTGAGATGGAGGATGGATATCAAAACTGATCTCGAATGGATAAGCAGTTCGCTGGGCAAAACGGGTCCTCAGGATGGACTCTTTTCCCGGATCATCGTCGAGGGCGTCGCGATCGATTCAAGAAAGGAATGCGATGGCAAGCTCTTTGTCGCGATAACCGGCGAGAAGACCGATGGACATCTCTACGTCAGCGAGGCGGTATCGAAGGGAGCTCGCGCGTTGCTGGTCGAAAGCGGAAGGGAAGAGAGGATAAGGAATGAGAATCCCGGTATTCCGGTCCTTGATTTTCCCGATACTATTGCCGCTTTGGCGACGCTGGCGCGTAAATGGTGTGAAAAAACCGAGCCTGGTGTACTCGGTATCACAGGTAGTGCCGGAAAGACCGGAATGAAGGAACTTGCCGCTTCAGCCCTCTCCGCCGGGTATGCAGTTCACGCGACCGAGGGGAATCTTAACAACCATATCGGAGTTCCTCTTACGATTCTGGCAATGCCTGAAGATGCCCGGCTGCTGGTCGTCGAAATGGGAGCGAGCAGAAAAGGTGACATAAAGCATCTTACTTCGATCGTCCGGCCACGGGTCGGCATCATAACCAATATAGGATATGGACATCTTGAGCATTTCGGTTCGCTCAAGGGTGTCGCCTCGGCGAAAGCCGAACTGATCCAGGCTCTTGACAGCGACGGGACAGCTGTATTGCCAGCCGATGATGAATTCCTGGAGTTTCTCCGGAAAAAGACAGACGCGGCAGTACTGACTTTCGGCTTTAACGAGGGAGCTGACTATCGCGTGGAAGATATTGAAAAGAAGGAAACGCCGGGATACCGGTTCACAATCGCCGGCTCGGCGATGGAGACATACATGTACGGGAAGCATCATCTCGTCAATGCTGCCGCGGTCGTTGCGGCGGCCTCGGTATTCGGGGTCTCTCCTTCAAGTGTCGCCGGGGCCATTTCCCATCAGGAGGGGGTCGCCGGAAGAGGGACTGTCTTCGATATAGGCGGGATCATTTTTGTCGACGACTCCTATAATTCAAATCCGACATCACTGAGAATAGCGATAGAGGCTTTCATGGAGATGCCGGTCAGTGGAAAAAGATGGTTCGTACTCGGGGATATGCTTGAACTGGGAGAATCGAGCCGGGACCTTCATATAGAGATGGGTGAGTTGTGCGGAAAGGCAGGAGTGGACGGATTGCTCACTCTCGGTAATTTTACCGTCGAATTGAGCAGAGCGGCGGCCATCCAGAGGAAAGCCCCTGAAAATATCAGCCACTTCATAGATACCGGGAAACTGGCGACATATCTCGATTCATTTCTCAACGAAGGCGACTGCGTCCTTGTCAAGGGATCAAGGGGAATGCATATGGAGAAGGTAATCGAGGAGATGGAAAGAAGGAAAGAGACTGAAAAAAGGAGTGTTGGCTGATGTTGTACCATCTTCTCTATCCCTTGAAAGAATATTTTTTCGCGTTCAACGTTTTCCGATACATCACGTTCAGAGCCGCTTATGCCACAGTCACCGCTTTGCTGATCTGTTTCATAATCGGTCCGAAAATGATCCGTTGGCTGGAAAAATTCCAGATCGGACAGAGGATAAGGGACGAGGTGCCGGAGAGGCATATTCAAAAAGAAGGGACTCCGACGATGGGCGGAGTCCTGATGATAGCGGCGATCATAATCCCGACCCTTCTCTGGGCGAACCTTGCGAATCCATATATACAACTGGTCACGGTAGTCACTATCTGGACGGGACTGATAGGATTCGTCGATGACTATCTCAGCGTCGTGAAAAAGCGCGACAAGGGACTGGTCGGAAGGTACAAACTCCTCGGCCAGCTACTATTCGGAGCGGCTCTCGGGATCTATCTGCTTCTCAATCCACTTGTAAGTGAAGGGATCACCCGAACGGCGGTACCTTTTTTCAAGGATCTTTATATTGACTGGGGTTTCTTCTACATCCCACTCGTAATGATCGTCATCACGGGTACCTCCAACGCGGTGAACCTGACCGATGGTCTCGACGGGCTGGCGACGGGAGTGGCGGCTTTCTGTTTTCTCGCATTCGCCCTTCTTGCCTATTTAAGCGGTAATATGGTCTTTTCAGAATACCTCAATATAACTTACCAGGAAGGCGCGGGAGAACTGACGATCTATTGCATGTCAGTTGTCGGAGCAGCGCTCGGCTTTCTCTGGTTCAACACGCATCCGGCGCAGATATTCATGGGCGACACGGGGTCGCTCGCGTTGGGTGGAGCCCTCGGTACTGTCGCGGTATTGCTGAAAAGCGAACTTCTTCTGATCATTTTCGGTGGCGTATTTGTCGCTGAAGCCGTTTCCGTCATATGCCAGGTCGCTTCATTCCGCCTGACGGGAAAACGGATATTCAGGATGGCCCCCCTTCATCATCATTTTGAACTGAAAGGGTGGACAGAAGGGCAGGTAGTCGTCCGGTTCTGGATAATATCAGCGCTTCTTCTGCTTCTTGGTATGAGTACGTTGAAGCTTCGTTGATAGGAAGGAAACGATTCGGCGAGAGGCCTGTTCGCCAGAGAGGATAAATCGATCGAATGAATCGCGGAACAAGAAAAAAGGTACTTGTGCTAGGGTTGGCAAGAAGCGGGCAGGCCGCTTTGCGTCTGCTCGCCTGCGAAGGTCTTGAGGTCAGGGGTGCCGATGATGACAGGTCGGCGAATATTCCCGGAGACCTCGGAGAGATCGAGGTCTTTACCGGAGATCTCGGGCCGGAAATCCTCGACGGTGTGGGCGAGATAGTTATAAGTCCGGGAATAAACCTCGATCATCCAGTCATCAGGGAAGCTTCCGGGATGAATATCCCTTTCATCGGAGAACTCGAGCTTGCCTCAAGGTACGCCAGAGCGCCGGTAATCGCCGTGACAGGCACTAACGGAAAGTCCACCACCGTAGCGATGATTGGAGAGATCCTCCAGGATGATGGCCGCGATGTCATAGTCGCCGGAAATACGGGGACTCCGTTCAGTTCTGTGGCGACCAAGCTCGGTCCGGACGGTATTTATGTTATCGAAGCAAGCAGTTTTCAACTGGAGACTATCAGGGCATTTCATGCCGTCTCGGCAGGTATTCTTAATCTGACCCCCGATCATCTCGATAGATATGAGAGTCTTGAAGATTATTATGAAATAAAAAACCGGATTATCGAAAACAGCGGTCCGGAAGACCTGTTTTTTTATAACGCTGATGATCAGCGCTGTTCTTCAATAGCCGGCGATTTTAGAGGCAGGACAGCGCCTTTTTCAGCGAGCAAGGCATGCAGCGGAGGAGTATTCCTCGACGGGACGCATCTGATCCGCTCGATCCACGGAGAGATGGAAGAGATCGTGATCGAGAAGAAAGAGATCGGAGTCATAGGCAGGCACAACCTTGAGAACGCCATGGCGGCGGTAGCAGCACTACAGGGTCTCGGCGTCGCCAGGGAGTCGTGCGAAAAAGCCCTGCGGAATTTCAGGGGATTAAGGCACAGGATGGAAAAGATCGCCGAGATCGGCGGTGTCGCGTATTACAACGATTCAAAGGCAACAAATGTCGAAGCAGCTGTAAAATCGCTTTCGGGGCTTTCAGGTAAAGTCGTTTTGATAGCCGGTGGTTACGACAAGGGAAGCGATTATTCGATCTTCAGGGAGGTCCTCCCATCGATCAGATCGATCATTACGATAGGAAAGGCCGCTCCCCTGATAGAAGATGCGCTGAAGGGAATGATTGAGATTGAGCGGGCCGGATCAATGATGGATGCGGTAAGAAAAGGATCTGAAAAGGCTCTTGAAGGGGACATGGTGGTCCTTTCTCCCGCCTGCGCCAGTTTCGACATGTTCAGGGACTTTGAGGAACGTGGAGATGTGTTCAGGGATTGCGTCCTTAAGCTTGGGGGCCAGGAGGGTGACTAAAAAATCGAAATATGACCTGACTCTTTTCTGTGTGACGCTTCTTCTCGTCTCTCTGGGCCTTATTATGGTCTTTTCAGCCAGCAACGTTATCGGCAGGGAAAAATTCAAGTCGTCGTTTTTCTTTATGCAGAACCATATGATAAGGGTCGCTATAGGACTCTGCTGTTTTTTCATCTTCACCAGGATACCGGTGAGAATATACCGGAAGTCATCTGTCTGGATACTTGTCACCGGGATTATTCTTCTGGCGGCGTTGTTTGTTTTTGGCAGGAACGTCAGGGGCTGCAACCGGTGGCTGCCTCTTTTCTCCTTCATGCTCCAACCGGTAGAGGTCGCGAAATTCGCTCTCATCATATATATAGCTTCAACGATAACGGAAAGCCGGAAAAAGATCAAAAGGCTGAAAGACGGTTTTCTTCCGCTGATGGGAGTCGTTCTGTTGATCGCTCTCCTTGTGGGGTTACAGCCGAATCTCAGCAACTCGATCCTCATCATCATGCTTTCGTTCGTTCTGATCTTTATCGGCGGATGCAGGCTTGTCCATCTTCTCTCCTTTGGCGCCGGGCTGATAGCGGTAGCAGTGCCCGTTCTGTACAGTTTTGATCATGTCCGCGAGAGAGTCTCCGTTCTCTTCAACAGCGGAGTGGACGCTCAGGGAGCCGGATATCATATCAACCAGTCACTGATCGCCCTCGGATCGGGGTTCATTTTCGGGGCGGGTCCCGGTAATGGACATCAGAAATTCAATTATCTGCCAGATGCCCATACGGATTTCATCTATTCGATAATCGGCGAAGAACTGGGGATAGTCGGAACAGCCACGGTCCTTATCCTGTTTTTCGTGATCTTCAGAAGAGCGGTAAGGATCGCGAAGCGGGCGAATAATGATTTCGGATATCTTTTGTCGATAGGGATCGGACTGATGATCTTCTCGACAGCGCTTATAAATATTTCCATGACGCTCGGATTGATCCCCGTGGCGGGGTTGCCACTTCCATTCGTGAGCTACGGAGGATCGTCTCTTGTCACTTCCCTGTCGGCGATGGGGATCCTGCTGAGTATCTCCTCTTCCGGAAGGGATCAACAGGGAGCGACAAAGAGGATCGCTTCCGCGGCCCGGTCAAGAATCTACGCGAGAAAGGTCGCCCAAGAGGAGACGCGATGAGAGTGGTATTCGCCGGCGGTGGAACAGGCGGACATGTCTATCCAGCACTTGCGGTCGCCGACAGGCTCGCCGAGTTGGATCCCCGGTTCGAAGCGCTCTTCATCGGGACAAGATCAGGCCTCGAATCGAAAATTGTACCTGAAAACGGATACAGGATCGAGTTTATCAGTTCACGAGGAGTGAGGGGGAAGGGAATAACGGGAAAGATAATAAATATGGCGAGTCTCGGGATGGGAGTATTCCAGTCTTCTCTGCTGCTGAGAAGATTCGATCCGGACCTGGTCTTCGGTTCAGGAGGATACGCAAGTGCCGCTGTCGTATTCGCGGCGTGGCTCCAGAGGCGCAGGATAGTGCTCCAGGAGCAGAATTCCGTTCCCGGCATGGCCAATCGTTTTCTTTCTCCTTGCGCGGACAGGATATATCTCGGGTTTGAGAAGGCCGCGTCATATCTGAAAAAGAAAAGAGGAGTAGTATTCACCGGTAACCCGATCCGAAAAAGTATCAACGAGAGTGCTGGCGATCCGGCATCTGTCTTCGGATTGAACGGCGATCTGCCTGTCCTGCTGGTATTCGGGGGTAGCCAGGGAGCCAGCACTCTTAACAAAGCGGCTGTTGAATACCTGCTGGCAAATGAGGGTATCCAAGGGATCATTCAGACGGGGAAACGGGATTTTGATGAAGTAAAAGAGAGACTCGAGCCCGCGGGGAACAGGGTTCATGTCTCTGAATATATATCAAGGATATCAGACGCGTACGGGGCCGCCGATATAGCGCTGGCAAGATCGGGCGCGCTGAGTGTATCGGAACTTATAGCAGTGAGGCTTCCCGCCGTCCTCGTACCATACCCGTGGTCGGTGGACGATCACCAATTATATAACGCCAGCGCTGTCGTCGAGAAAGGCGGCGCGGTCATGATCCCTGATTCTGAACTTGACGGGAAGAGCCTCGATGTGGCGATATCCGGGATCCTTCAGACCGGGGGCAGGATCGAAAAGATGAAAGAGGTCCTTGGAGGGATATCCAGGATCGATTCGACCGGATTTATCGCGGGCGATATTATTGAAATGATAGGGCTGCCGGGACGCCATTCGGAAGGCGAAAACCGGGAAGAAGGTAAATAGGATGGCCGGGAAGAAAAAAATAATGCTCGGGTCAGCGAGACATATTCATTTTGTGGGAATCGGTGGAATCGGTATGAGCGGGATCGCCGAAGTCCTTCTTAATCTTGATTTCATCGTCAGCGGCTCCGATCTCCAGCTGTCCCAGGTGACCGATCATCTTGAATCGGTCGGAGCGACGATCTATGAAGGACACTCAGGCGAGAATATAAAGGATGCCGACATCGTAGTAGTGTCTTCGGCAGTGCCATCGGGCAATCCGGAGATCGTAGCGGCGAAAGAGAACCAGATACCTCTGATACCCCGTTCCGATATGCTTGGTGAACTGATGAAGATCAGGACGGGGATAGCTATTGCCGGTGCCCATGGCAAGACCACGACGACGTCCCTCGCCGCGGTCGTTCTTCAGGAAGCGGGTCTCGATCCGACTGTAGTGGTGGGCGGAAAGTTGAAAAGCCTTAATACTAACGCCAAACTCGGAACAGGGGATTTCCTTGTCGCCGAAGTCGATGAAAGTGACGGGAATTTTGTCCGGCTCTCACCGGCGATAGCTCTCATTACCAATATTGACGCTGAACATCTCGATTTCTATGGAAGCCTCGACAGAATATGCGATGCATTCGTAAGTTTTGCCAGGCAGGTGCCTTTCATAGGCACGGTGATCTGTTGTATAGATGATCCCCAGATCAGGGGGATCCTTCCACGGATCGACAGGACGATCATTACGTACGGGTTCGGAAGCGATGCCGACATCAGGGGTGAGATACTGGATTATCAATCTGATGGAACGAGATTCAGGGTCTTTACGGGAGATGTCGAGACGGGAGAGATATTCATAAAGTTGCCTGGGAGTCACAATGTTCTCAATGCCCTCGGGGTCGTCGCGCTCGCCCATGTCCTCGATATAGATTTCAGGCACATGAAAAAGGCTCTTTCCGGATTCAAGGGTGTAGGAAGGCGTTTTGAAACGAAAGGGACGGCGGCCGGAGTACTCGTGATCGATGATTACGGTCACCATCCGACTGAAGTGAAAGCGGCAGTAGAAACAGCGCGCAGAAGTTTTGACAGGAGAGTGGTAGTAGTTTTTCAACCTCATAGATTCACAAGGACAAGGGATCTTCATAATCGTTTTGAAGGTGTGTTTCAGGCGGCGGACGAGGTTTTTGTCACATCTGTATATCCCGCGGGAGAACATCCCATACCGGGAGTGGAAGGGGAACTTGTCTACAGGAGCGCGCTTAAGGGCGGCGTAAAAAAGATCACCTATTACCCTGAATGGGATGACCTCAGGAAAGCGGTATTCGAATCGATGGGGGAAGGAGATCTTCTCCTCACTCTTGGCGCGGGGGATATTTTCAGACTAGGCGAGGAATTTTTAAGAGAAAAGGAAGAGAATTGATGGTCAAAGGTAAAAAGTCGCGGTTGATGAAAAGAAAGAAGACTTCGCGTGTCAGCATCAGGACCATGGTTGTGGCGGGGATTTCGGTCGTTGCTGCCGGCTCCATCGCTTATCTCGTCTTTTTCACTTCGATCTTCGAGATCAGGGAGATCAGGCTGCATGGTGGAAGGTATCTTCCGATAGATTCCCTCAGGATCGCCGCTGATGGTTATCTCGGGAAAAATATT
Above is a window of Candidatus Krumholzibacteriota bacterium DNA encoding:
- a CDS encoding phospho-N-acetylmuramoyl-pentapeptide-transferase; this translates as MLYHLLYPLKEYFFAFNVFRYITFRAAYATVTALLICFIIGPKMIRWLEKFQIGQRIRDEVPERHIQKEGTPTMGGVLMIAAIIIPTLLWANLANPYIQLVTVVTIWTGLIGFVDDYLSVVKKRDKGLVGRYKLLGQLLFGAALGIYLLLNPLVSEGITRTAVPFFKDLYIDWGFFYIPLVMIVITGTSNAVNLTDGLDGLATGVAAFCFLAFALLAYLSGNMVFSEYLNITYQEGAGELTIYCMSVVGAALGFLWFNTHPAQIFMGDTGSLALGGALGTVAVLLKSELLLIIFGGVFVAEAVSVICQVASFRLTGKRIFRMAPLHHHFELKGWTEGQVVVRFWIISALLLLLGMSTLKLR
- the murG gene encoding undecaprenyldiphospho-muramoylpentapeptide beta-N-acetylglucosaminyltransferase; translated protein: MRVVFAGGGTGGHVYPALAVADRLAELDPRFEALFIGTRSGLESKIVPENGYRIEFISSRGVRGKGITGKIINMASLGMGVFQSSLLLRRFDPDLVFGSGGYASAAVVFAAWLQRRRIVLQEQNSVPGMANRFLSPCADRIYLGFEKAASYLKKKRGVVFTGNPIRKSINESAGDPASVFGLNGDLPVLLVFGGSQGASTLNKAAVEYLLANEGIQGIIQTGKRDFDEVKERLEPAGNRVHVSEYISRISDAYGAADIALARSGALSVSELIAVRLPAVLVPYPWSVDDHQLYNASAVVEKGGAVMIPDSELDGKSLDVAISGILQTGGRIEKMKEVLGGISRIDSTGFIAGDIIEMIGLPGRHSEGENREEGK
- a CDS encoding UDP-N-acetylmuramate--L-alanine ligase, translating into MLGSARHIHFVGIGGIGMSGIAEVLLNLDFIVSGSDLQLSQVTDHLESVGATIYEGHSGENIKDADIVVVSSAVPSGNPEIVAAKENQIPLIPRSDMLGELMKIRTGIAIAGAHGKTTTTSLAAVVLQEAGLDPTVVVGGKLKSLNTNAKLGTGDFLVAEVDESDGNFVRLSPAIALITNIDAEHLDFYGSLDRICDAFVSFARQVPFIGTVICCIDDPQIRGILPRIDRTIITYGFGSDADIRGEILDYQSDGTRFRVFTGDVETGEIFIKLPGSHNVLNALGVVALAHVLDIDFRHMKKALSGFKGVGRRFETKGTAAGVLVIDDYGHHPTEVKAAVETARRSFDRRVVVVFQPHRFTRTRDLHNRFEGVFQAADEVFVTSVYPAGEHPIPGVEGELVYRSALKGGVKKITYYPEWDDLRKAVFESMGEGDLLLTLGAGDIFRLGEEFLREKEEN
- the murF gene encoding UDP-N-acetylmuramoyl-tripeptide--D-alanyl-D-alanine ligase; the protein is MDIKTDLEWISSSLGKTGPQDGLFSRIIVEGVAIDSRKECDGKLFVAITGEKTDGHLYVSEAVSKGARALLVESGREERIRNENPGIPVLDFPDTIAALATLARKWCEKTEPGVLGITGSAGKTGMKELAASALSAGYAVHATEGNLNNHIGVPLTILAMPEDARLLVVEMGASRKGDIKHLTSIVRPRVGIITNIGYGHLEHFGSLKGVASAKAELIQALDSDGTAVLPADDEFLEFLRKKTDAAVLTFGFNEGADYRVEDIEKKETPGYRFTIAGSAMETYMYGKHHLVNAAAVVAAASVFGVSPSSVAGAISHQEGVAGRGTVFDIGGIIFVDDSYNSNPTSLRIAIEAFMEMPVSGKRWFVLGDMLELGESSRDLHIEMGELCGKAGVDGLLTLGNFTVELSRAAAIQRKAPENISHFIDTGKLATYLDSFLNEGDCVLVKGSRGMHMEKVIEEMERRKETEKRSVG
- the murD gene encoding UDP-N-acetylmuramoyl-L-alanine--D-glutamate ligase, with protein sequence MNRGTRKKVLVLGLARSGQAALRLLACEGLEVRGADDDRSANIPGDLGEIEVFTGDLGPEILDGVGEIVISPGINLDHPVIREASGMNIPFIGELELASRYARAPVIAVTGTNGKSTTVAMIGEILQDDGRDVIVAGNTGTPFSSVATKLGPDGIYVIEASSFQLETIRAFHAVSAGILNLTPDHLDRYESLEDYYEIKNRIIENSGPEDLFFYNADDQRCSSIAGDFRGRTAPFSASKACSGGVFLDGTHLIRSIHGEMEEIVIEKKEIGVIGRHNLENAMAAVAALQGLGVARESCEKALRNFRGLRHRMEKIAEIGGVAYYNDSKATNVEAAVKSLSGLSGKVVLIAGGYDKGSDYSIFREVLPSIRSIITIGKAAPLIEDALKGMIEIERAGSMMDAVRKGSEKALEGDMVVLSPACASFDMFRDFEERGDVFRDCVLKLGGQEGD
- the ftsW gene encoding putative lipid II flippase FtsW: MTKKSKYDLTLFCVTLLLVSLGLIMVFSASNVIGREKFKSSFFFMQNHMIRVAIGLCCFFIFTRIPVRIYRKSSVWILVTGIILLAALFVFGRNVRGCNRWLPLFSFMLQPVEVAKFALIIYIASTITESRKKIKRLKDGFLPLMGVVLLIALLVGLQPNLSNSILIIMLSFVLIFIGGCRLVHLLSFGAGLIAVAVPVLYSFDHVRERVSVLFNSGVDAQGAGYHINQSLIALGSGFIFGAGPGNGHQKFNYLPDAHTDFIYSIIGEELGIVGTATVLILFFVIFRRAVRIAKRANNDFGYLLSIGIGLMIFSTALINISMTLGLIPVAGLPLPFVSYGGSSLVTSLSAMGILLSISSSGRDQQGATKRIASAARSRIYARKVAQEETR